Within the Hermetia illucens chromosome 6, iHerIll2.2.curated.20191125, whole genome shotgun sequence genome, the region CCCTGATGAGttagagaaaaataaaaacttagCAGAGATGGTTAATTCACGTGGTAAAGCTCGGCAAACACAAATTTTCGATAATGGAGAAAGAATTGATGAAGTTTCTGTTCAAACTAATCCGATTAGACCGCAATGTAAAACTCGCCATACGTTAGTTTTCGATGATGGCGAAAGAATTGAAGAAGTTGCTTCCAAGAGGAAAACGTGCATATTTAATGATGAGAGTATTAACGTCGATAAAGGTAAAGACGATCTGCGAAGGAAATCCCAGTTAGTTTCAGCCAATGTTGAAGAAACGCCAGGTACTAAAGTTGAAGGACATCCAGAAGTTGTCCCAAGTTCTTTGAAGCACTCTGAAAGCAAAATACCAAGTTCAGTTGTGAAAGTCACGaagttttcatttcaaaatcaccCTCGCAAAACATTGATTTTTCCCCGAGGCGGTGAGGATATTCAACACGAATCTGAAGAGCCTGGGAAGCCCAAAGATAAACCATCATCTCCTGGGTCCATATTCTTTCCCAAGGCACGCCATACTTTGTACTTCAACGAGGATATTGAAGGTTCAGTGAAGGGGGCTTCCAGCGTAGATATGGATGGATTTTTCGAATTTCCGCCACCAAGTGAAAAATCAGTTGCAGGAAATTATCAAAAATCTATGGATCACGCCCCCAAAACAAGAAGAGAAACCACTTTAACTGAAGGAAATATGGACGAAACAAATATTAGTGCGGGAGAAAATACGGAAAACACAAGTCTCCGGATGTTTAGGAAGCTTGAAGAGAGGCTTTCGGTTGCTCAGAAATCTAGTGAAGGAACGAGCGATTTTTTCGGATTCGATATTACGGGAACTAATGTGAACGAAAGCGTAAATAAAAAAGTAAGCTTTAGGGAAAAGCGAGAGCAACAAGTTGATATTGCGGTAATGGATTTCAACAAAAGCAAGTTTCAGGCAGCTGATATGCCCCATGGACAAGCATCGCTTAATAAAGGTGGGAGTACTTCCGGAAGACGGGCGACAATTTTCTTGAATGAAGACATTGAATGTGATCCTCCTCAAAATTTAGTAGATTCAAATTCGAAAGAGTTTGAATGCAAAAAACTGTTCCCACCGGAAATCCAAGGAAAAAAGAATGATCCACGCCGTACACAAACATTCAGTGGGGAGATGATTGATGAAGACGTAGATAACATTGGATCTTGTGAACGAGTCTTAGATAAAACGCGTGAGAAGTCCATTTTAAATGAGGCATCTTTGCCCGTATTGTCTCTACCAGAGACAACTCCTATACCTTCTAAGCCTCGTCCTACACTACTTTTTAAGAATGGTGAGCCAATTGAATCGGAAGGTGAGTTATCCAGAAGTGATGCACGCAAGGGAATAGAACAAAACAAAAGCAAACTTCAGACTTCTGATATTTCGCTCAAACAAGCACAATTTAAGGAAATCGAAAAGATCTTAACGAAACGTGGCACAATTTTCTTCCACGAGAACAATGGGATGGATTTTGATCTATCTAATAACGTGCTTGACTGCGATGCAGTAGGCTCTGAATCTATTAATCCTACAACGTCTAAATCTCGTCCAACAATGCATTTCAAAAAGGGGGAACCAATTGAAACGGAGGATGATTTGGACAGAAGTAAAGCGCACAGAGCACATCTTCAAAGGATGACGTTTGCAAACGAAGCAGAAAATATGGAAGTTGAAAGTAGTTTGAATTATATAGACCACCCAGATAAAAAGATTATATCAGCTGGGAATAGCGTCATTAAAGCGATAAACAGTCAAAAAGCCTACTCGAATGAAACTTCTGAGAAACGGCGAGAACAAAGTTCAACTCTCAAGGAAGACTTCGGTATAAGTTCTAAACAACCTCGCTTTAAAACGATCGATTCAGAACTCGAATGCGTTCCCATTCCACTGCACAGTCATGCTCGCAAGGGCCTAGTTTTCCAGATAGATCAAAGGATCCAACCGTCGTTTGAGGACACACACAAAGCAGCTGAGGAGAGTCGATCAAAGGCAATCGGATCTGGAACAAACGTCCgtcaaacaatattttttaatgaggCGATCGGTACTAGCACGGAAGCAAATGTTGGGAAGGGTTCCAACCAAAATAGAAAGACTCTTCATTTTAGCAATCTGAAAATGGAAATTGATCAGTTATTAGAACCTCTCTCAATATCGGGCGAAGAAGTTGATATGAAATCTAGCGAGATGTGTAGGCAAAATAACGCTCGAAGAACAATTCTTCAAAGAGCTGATCTAGATGAGACACATATGGTTGCCCAGAAGAATACGAGCATTTTTGAACTATTTAAAGCGAAAAATTCGAACGAAATTAATTCATCAAAAAGTGCAGACAATAGCAATATAAGAGCCCCACAAATGGAACAATCTGACCTAACTGAAAGCACAACGAATatcaatacaaattcaagcgggGGGCAATTAAATACATTTAAAAATGTGATTGTTCCTAATTCCGCGAATAAATCTCATCGCCCAGAACCTGTAGCGAATCCACGCAGGACAGTCATCTTCAATAAGGAAAGTATTTTGGAAGATTCATTTGGGAACAATAAATCGCATACTCAACCACATCAGAGTTTCGCGTCGTCCCATTTTCCAAATAGAAATCCCGAATGCAGTCAAAATTCATTAAAGGATATCAAGAGAAGGGAGACGATATTAGTGCCTGTAGACATGGATGAGTCGACAGACTGTTTGGAAAAGGTAAATAATTCAAAAGCACAAAACAAGGAATTGAAATCGGACCGCCAGCAGCATTCATTAGCATACCACCAACAACTGGATTATTCACATCCAGCCGACATTGATTTGAGTTTGCGCGAATCAGAACAACGAAATCAATCCGAAGTAAACAATGTAGCCGGAACTGCGGAAATCAGTATGCTACAACGGAGAAAATCCGAGCAATCGGTGAATCGCTCTTCAACCAATCGAAGTGCCGCTCCCAGTAACGAAGCCAGCTACACTCAGCGCCCCAATCGTGGAACCTTTGTAATTTATAGGGACAAAGAGCCTGTTGACGGAGAATCACCCGAAACATCGCAAGCTTCCGCTAAAAAAGGGTTCGAAAATTCATCATGGACACTATCAGACAACCGTCCCCGCCTGTTAAGATCGGCCCGCGACTCAATCTATCTGAGTCGAACAGCACAGTGTCCTCTAATTCCGGGAAGTCTTCATACAACAACAAGTTCAGCAGATTTCTCAGCCAATACTACAGCTGCACTGTGTAACCTCGACCCGAATTGCATTACAGGAGCTGGTTATAAACGATGTTTCAACAAAAATTATGCCACAGAAGAGACAGTTGACAAACAGTTGAAATATAACGGCGCAGATAATACCATGAAGCTAGAAATCGATGGAATTCAAGGAGATTATGATGATATCGACAAGACTCAAATTGATCTTGTAAATTCAACACTACTCGATTCTTCCGAGAAAGATGAATTGTGCGAGGCATCTGTTATGATTGTGGAGACTATGAACTCCGAGGAATCTTCAGCTAATTCTAAAAAGTCAATGcttgaagaaaaagagaaattttTGTGTCGAAAGTGTAGAAACTGCCAGAAAACACTGAATGATACAACTTTAGCGGAATTTCGTctgaaagaagaagacgaagagaATTTGGTCATCAACTTCGACGCGTTGAAAAGACTAAAAGGCAAACCTCGCTTCCCAGATGTTCTCAAGGAGTTCAAGGAACGACGTTTGTCAAATAGTTTTAATTCTACTTATGAGGAATCGGTACTGCTACCATTAGTGCCATCAACTGATTTTTTGTTGCAAAACTATTCAGATGAGTAAGTTGTAACGATTTTAGTAAACACTTCAGATGTTAATGCAATCTTCTACTCACATTATATAGATACATGCAAAAACTGGAGGAGGAAAGCCAGTTGAAAAGTTTGGTACCGGCTATATACCCAGTGATACGACCATTTGAATATCTGTTTCGAAATCGGCTTGAAACGTAAGAGCAATTGTACGCTATGCAGAGAAATTTGTCACTAattcctttttatatttatttcagaGAGAAATGCAATTGGAATTTCAATAATTTGCATTTACCTGTTGGAATATTGGAGTGCCAACACCGCAAAGTTAGGAATATTCGTCTAATCATCAAGTTCGACCGACACGATTTGTATAAAGCTAACGCCAGTCAGCTGCAGTTTAACCAAGTGTCTATGCAAAAATCGAATTTATACAGTAAGTGAACTATTCTTATTATATTTGAAGTGACATAGTTATAAGAAAGGTATATTCTCATTCGTACTGTTCCGGACCTATTACGGCGAAAAGAAGGGTAGTTTCACTATTATCGATTAATCGCGTCCGTTTGCTTTGCTCTGAAGACAAATTCTTGCATGCCAACTGTTTTATTCATCATTGGGTTAGGTTGCTGTTCAAGCGCTTCAATTCCTATCAGAATAATTCAAAAACCATAAAACTATTCTGCGTCATACAGTCCTAAAATATGATTACTCGTTTTGgagatttttgaattttaatcgCGTTGGCACACTGCTTTTCGGCTCGCTTAATCAAGGCAAACTTAGAGCAGAGGCTCAGTGTCTGTGTTGAatcgcaacaacaacaaaagctgTATAAAAAGGACACAATTTAGCCGTTTCACAGATTGAGTCAGTCTACTCACTCGCATCCGAAGAAAAACGATAATATtctctttttttgaggaggtagaaACCTAGAAGACACGCCagtatgtgggatttttaccgactaaaaccaccctGGACTCTCGCtcctgccccgtggaaccaccataaggtatgaCATCTTGTTTTAGCTGGGCCTCCTTTCTTCTATAGGCGGTGTAACTGCGCTTTCCTGGTCTCCTCTGCCCTTCGTAGTTTGCTCTGAATAAATGAAGCCATGAAGTtgatcccatcccaatcctcctgacgTACTAGTATTCTCCGCAATAAAATTTTCTGATATCAGCACTCTTCCTagagtttcttctttcttccacaaatcaaaTCATTTGTCATGAtgacaatcggcatcattcccgagaggCGAACATTGCATCATCTAAGACAGTCCTAAAGTCAGAGCGCACCCTTAGGGCTGAGCTTTCATAGACTGAACCCAGTTTATTACCATTAAAATGAGATTTACAATGCCTTTCTCCAAAGTGGGGATGCATAGAGTAAAATCGCAAGTGTCAGATCACGCCTTAGCAACACGAACTGCTTGGCATGAATATAAGTCGGTAATCTTCGATATGCTTTGCGACTATAACCAGTGCAACATTGTTAGCGTAATCCACCATCGTGGCTTCTTCCTGAActagaagattaagtacatcattgtatgtacatgatgttccacgaCAGTGGGCCCCGCATGgtgccctgtgggacacccccGGAGACATCGTACTCCTgcagtccgtcatcagtgtcatatgAGGGCCtgcattcttgtaaatagctaccGACAATAGCAGTAACAAAGGCAGGaaaccaatcttcgccaggggTTCCCGtaaaaggttccaattggccgaatttaaTGCATTTCTCTCGTCCAGTATTAGATGGAACTATCCTTTccctgaattgcatcttcggccaaagaAATAATTAATTTGATAGAATCAATAGTTGATCTTTTTTAACAGAAcccatactaataataataataatcgttggcataacaatccatattggatcagggccttgaagtgtgttagaacacttcattgaaTGAAGTGTGCTAGAACACTTCATTGAACTCCGTAACGGTACaatacagtacattgtatgaggtgatgtggtcagcattgcgctcgcccgagattaccgtaatttgactaaggtacttattcacagctgagtcgactcgcgtgcgacattcagtcacgataacaaccGCTACGAGAGCCCAGCGCTCCAACCAGTTGAGTCCTCCGAACACCATACTACCCATCCATGCGGAAGGCCCCCTTGACCCTCAGCAACCGGGACCAATCTACTCTAGATTGCCCGAtctagcatttttcccatagtgtccaaaagacgTATGGGTCTGTAGAAGAATGGTTTAActgaaggtttaccagccttaagcCCGCCATAAGTCCAGTTCGGCCTATTAGTTACGCCTGGAAAGTCCGCAATTGACCGACGGCCATTACGTGGGTGGGATGCTTTTTGTCTGTCCATTTTGACTGTTCAGCGGCCGGTGatagaatgaaaaatgattcatcCAACCGGCCAGCCATGCTTGTTTAGGATGAGAGCTAGGATGTTTGTTTAGGTTATGCGCGAGAATCTTTTGTGGGCATCGTTATTgttaatgaacatttttgacaAACTCTCGCGCACAAAATTATCTCAAATTTGCATCTCAATGCCTTTCGCGTCCAGAGTTAAACTAAAGATGTTGCGGTTTGCCGGTATGtggatggtgcattcagttcaactggtggGCGGGAACATTGCAGGCTGTTCCGGCATAACCGACAGGCAAAACTGTTCGAGGATAGTGGgctttaggcaacagtaccagcatctgccgcttccatgttgcaggaaatattccttcgaatATACATGGTTCGAACAACTTAGCGAATATGTCCCGTTTGGATTTCACGGAGTTTATGCTGTTCAGACCGGAGCGTTGCTGTCGCTtattctactgcagatctccagcaactgGGGCCTCAACCCAAATAAAGTCAGGAGTCTAGTCAGATCTATCCTTGAATATTCGGCTTCCTTGATTTAGTCAAATTCTTAGCTACGAAAGTACCGTTTGGGCTTCATATACATATCTACCCTCACTCATGCTAGGAAATTAGCTGTCCCTGACAAGAAACAAAATTAAGGCAAAATGCACTGACAGAAAACCTTCAAGTTTGATcgcatatttaacaaattcaaaTAAGATTCTATGCGACGAAAAGTGCTTCTAATCGTAATAACGCTAACAATTTCCATATAGCCAATAAAAACAGTCGTTATACTCAACAACGTGCCACTTAAGGTTTCCAACTTTTCAGATCGGATACAGCAGGATCCCAGGAGAAAATTGGCTGAACAGTAGTGTTCTTCCCCGACAGTACTGGTTCCTAAACCAGCGTTGTCGCCATTCTAACAGCTGAGATACTAGCTGAATGGTTCATCATAATTGCATCTGCATCCTCGGCATTATCTGCAGTCTTTAACGGGTCGTTCATGGGTCGAGGTGCCCGAATAACTGGCAGTACTCTAGCGCCCttagtgaagagcgaaccgcaagTGATCGCAGTACACATCGGGGCACACTGGGAGGCCGCGAAGATCCCCATGGGGCGACGTGAGTCTAGCTCTACCAACATGATAGCTGTGACGTATATAAGGAGCCAGTCCCTTCAGAGTCGTGGTCGGGTAGGGTGCATTGCATTGGTATTAGTAAGTAGCGTCGCCCCGAGCAAGCagtgatccgtccgtgagtttcgGGGTCAGCAATGAGTAGGTGAGGCCTCGGGAAATTGaagtctgagcttcaaaatggtatataggttgaggggtctaggtgccaggaaaatttctgatttttggaggaatctggggaaaaactttaaacgcttatatctccgttaatattgagaatttcgcaaaaaggagcttaattcgtgatcactactgctggtggagggtctgagcttcaaaatggtatataggttgtggggtctaggtgccaggaaaatttctgatttttggaggaatctggggaaaaactttaaacgcttatatctccgttaatattgagaatttcgcaaaaaggagcttaattcgtgatcactactgctggtggagggtctgagcttcaaaatggtatataggttgtggggtctaggtgccaggaaaatttctgatttttggaggaatctggggaaaaactttaaacgcttatatctccgttaatattgagaatttcgcaaaaaggagcttaattcgtgatcactactgctggtggagggtctgagcttcaaaatggtatataggttgtggggtctaggtgccaggaaaatttctgatttttggaggaatctggggaaaaactttaaacgcttatatctccgttaatattgagaatttcgcaaaaaggagcttaattcgtgatcactactgctggtggagggtctgagcttcaaaatggtatataggttgtggggtctaggtgccaggaaaatttctgatttttggaggaatctggggaaaaactttaaacgcttatatctccgttaatattgagaatttcgcaaaaaggagcttaattcgtgatcactactgctggtggagggtctgagcttcaaaatggtatataggttgtggggtctaggtgccaggaaaatttctgatttttggaggaatctggggaaaaactttaaacgcttatatctccgttaatattgagaatttcgcaaaaaggagcttaattcgtgatcactactagctggtggagggtctgagcttcaaaatggtatataggttgtggggtctaggtgccaggaaaatttctgatttttggcaggaatctggggaaaaactttaaacgcttatatctccgttaatattgagaatttcgcaaaaaggagcttaattcgtgatcactactagctggtggagggtctgagcttcaaaatggtatataggttgtggggtctaggtgccaggaaaatttctgatttttggcaggaatctggggaaaaactttaaacgcttatatctccgttaatattgagaatttcgcaaaaaggagcttaattcgtgatcactactagctggtggagggtctgagcttcaaaatggtatataggttgtggggtctaggtgccatggaaaatttctgatttttggcaggaatctggggaaaaactttaaacgcttatatctccgttaatattgagaatttcgcaaaaaggagcttaattcgtgatcactactgctggtggagggtctgagcttgaaaatggtatataggttgtggggtctaggtgccatggaaaatttctgatttttggaggaatctggggaaaaactttaaacgcttatatctccgttaatattgagaatttcgcaaaaaggagcttaattcgtgatcactactgctggtggagggtctgagcttcaaaatggtatataggttgtggggtctaggtgccatggaaaatttctgatttttggcaggaatctggggaaaaactttaaacgcttatatctccgttaatattgagaatttcgcaaaaaggagcttaattcgtgatcactactgctggtggagggtctgagcttgcaaaatggtatataggttgtggggtctaggtgccaggaaaatttctgatttttggagg harbors:
- the LOC119660595 gene encoding uncharacterized protein LOC119660595; amino-acid sequence: MDGFFEFPPPSEKSVAGNYQKSMDHAPKTRRETTLTEGNMDETNISAGENTENTSLRMFRKLEERLSVAQKSSEGTSDFFGFDITGTNVNESVNKKVSFREKREQQVDIAVMDFNKSKFQAADMPHGQASLNKGGSTSGRRATIFLNEDIECDPPQNLVDSNSKEFECKKLFPPEIQGKKNDPRRTQTFSGEMIDEDVDNIGSCERVLDKTREKSILNEASLPVLSLPETTPIPSKPRPTLLFKNGEPIESEGELSRSDARKGIEQNKSKLQTSDISLKQAQFKEIEKILTKRGTIFFHENNGMDFDLSNNVLDCDAVGSESINPTTSKSRPTMHFKKGEPIETEDDLDRSKAHRAHLQRMTFANEAENMEVESSLNYIDHPDKKIISAGNSVIKAINSQKAYSNETSEKRREQSSTLKEDFGISSKQPRFKTIDSELECVPIPLHSHARKGLVFQIDQRIQPSFEDTHKAAEESRSKAIGSGTNVRQTIFFNEAIGTSTEANVGKGSNQNRKTLHFSNLKMEIDQLLEPLSISGEEVDMKSSEMCRQNNARRTILQRADLDETHMVAQKNTSIFELFKAKNSNEINSSKSADNSNIRAPQMEQSDLTESTTNINTNSSGGQLNTFKNVIVPNSANKSHRPEPVANPRRTVIFNKESILEDSFGNNKSHTQPHQSFASSHFPNRNPECSQNSLKDIKRRETILVPVDMDESTDCLEKVNNSKAQNKELKSDRQQHSLAYHQQLDYSHPADIDLSLRESEQRNQSEVNNVAGTAEISMLQRRKSEQSVNRSSTNRSAAPSNEASYTQRPNRGTFVIYRDKEPVDGESPETSQASAKKGFENSSWTLSDNRPRLLRSARDSIYLSRTAQCPLIPGSLHTTTSSADFSANTTAALCNLDPNCITGAGYKRCFNKNYATEETVDKQLKYNGADNTMKLEIDGIQGDYDDIDKTQIDLVNSTLLDSSEKDELCEASVMIVETMNSEESSANSKKSMLEEKEKFLCRKCRNCQKTLNDTTLAEFRLKEEDEENLVINFDALKRLKGKPRFPDVLKEFKERRLSNSFNSTYEESVLLPLVPSTDFLLQNYSDEYMQKLEEESQLKSLVPAIYPVIRPFEYLFRNRLETEKCNWNFNNLHLPVGILECQHRKVRNIRLIIKFDRHDLYKANASQLQFNQVSMQKSNLYKNPSTFERVVQNEIFLQVPSDLTAFCSSSIDLFTFLETVDSICDKSYQLAKGLLKVTFSNRSSLQCNESGNCVVKKVVNNESNTATNGNRFEFLIRVRNIEKMCSDDIIMPPRSYFKDHVKTLPIGLAFLDKFLKSPDKYLL